The Desulfomonilaceae bacterium genome window below encodes:
- a CDS encoding RnfABCDGE type electron transport complex subunit D → MTFKPEWAVSVSPHIRKGTTTAQIMWTVSASLMPALILSIYNFGFRSLLITLVSVISCVVVEALSSKAMGRSVSVKDGSAVLTGILLAFVIPPGVPYYLPLIGAVAAIFIAKELMGGIGYNVWNPALVGRAFLQASFPVAMTTAWIPAQQLSKGAWDIFLSPGSVDAVSTATPLFVLKQYGLNALTQQFGALDSIYWNFFLGFKPGCIGETSALLILLGGLFLMARKIITWHIPVSTLVSAALVAWIFGGETWFSGNPLVHVLSGGLMLGAFYMATDYVTSPTLKSGQLLFGVGVGALTVLIRLKGGYPEGVCYAILLMNCLTPAMDDWFAPKRFAPPKAAPVAAVK, encoded by the coding sequence ATGACTTTCAAGCCGGAATGGGCTGTTTCGGTATCCCCGCATATAAGAAAAGGTACCACCACCGCCCAGATCATGTGGACCGTGTCTGCGAGCTTGATGCCGGCGCTGATTCTGTCCATTTATAATTTCGGGTTCAGGAGCCTCTTAATAACACTCGTCAGCGTAATTTCGTGCGTTGTTGTAGAGGCGTTATCTTCAAAGGCTATGGGACGGTCCGTGTCCGTCAAGGATGGAAGCGCGGTTCTCACGGGGATTTTGCTTGCATTTGTAATACCTCCTGGGGTGCCATACTATCTCCCCTTGATTGGAGCTGTCGCCGCCATTTTTATAGCCAAAGAGTTGATGGGTGGAATTGGCTACAACGTGTGGAACCCTGCTTTGGTCGGGAGAGCTTTTCTTCAGGCGTCTTTTCCGGTAGCCATGACTACCGCATGGATACCTGCGCAGCAGTTATCCAAAGGTGCCTGGGATATTTTCTTGAGTCCTGGCAGCGTCGACGCTGTATCAACGGCGACGCCGCTTTTTGTGCTAAAACAGTATGGCTTAAACGCCCTCACCCAACAGTTCGGAGCCCTTGACTCCATCTATTGGAATTTCTTTCTGGGCTTTAAACCCGGGTGTATAGGAGAAACGTCAGCCCTCCTGATACTTTTGGGTGGACTCTTTCTCATGGCCCGCAAGATAATCACTTGGCATATTCCCGTATCCACTTTGGTCTCCGCCGCTTTGGTCGCATGGATTTTCGGTGGAGAAACGTGGTTTAGCGGAAATCCCCTTGTTCATGTGCTTTCAGGCGGATTGATGCTTGGCGCTTTTTACATGGCCACAGATTATGTGACGTCCCCAACATTGAAATCAGGGCAGCTTTTATTCGGAGTCGGTGTAGGAGCTTTGACAGTCCTGATAAGGCTGAAGGGTGGATACCCCGAAGGTGTTTGCTACGCAATATTGTTGATGAACTGTTTGACCCCGGCGATGGATGACTGGTTTGCGCCCAAGCGGTTTGCTCCACCCAAGGCCGCTCCCGTTGCGGCTGTTAAATAG
- the rsxC gene encoding electron transport complex subunit RsxC: protein MVGTTFAKGGIHPEEHKELTEHLEIEEAPAPSQVVLPLSMHFGAIAQPIVKKKQEVQEGEVIAVVEKALGASIHSSVTGVVKAIEPRPHPTMVRCDAVVIDRDPSAPPRQYESSDWKKLSREQLLARVKDAGIVGLGGAGFPTHVKLSPPPNAKVDTLVLNGAECEPYLTTDHRLMLEYPEKIVEGARIILKILGIKECVIGIELNKPDAINVMNKAAEKAADNDDLVVRVQGMQVKYPQGSEKQLIYSLTKRSVPGGGLPFDVGVIVQNISTTLGIFEAATMMKPLYEKVVTFSGRALNRPANLKVKVGTLLSDVVEYLGGVKDLVKIVSGGPMMGFAISSLDVPVTKTTSGVLFLNSSETDLGEYGPCIHCGWCMEACPMGLSPKEVGLYVEAGRGHLTEKFGIFDCFECGCCAYVCPAKRPLVQFARLAKIAIKKRG from the coding sequence ATGGTTGGAACAACATTTGCTAAAGGCGGGATTCATCCCGAAGAACACAAGGAACTGACTGAGCATCTGGAGATCGAAGAGGCGCCGGCGCCCAGTCAGGTTGTATTGCCGTTATCAATGCATTTCGGCGCGATTGCTCAACCAATTGTCAAGAAAAAACAGGAAGTTCAGGAAGGTGAGGTAATAGCCGTAGTAGAGAAGGCTCTCGGCGCATCAATTCATAGCAGCGTCACTGGAGTTGTCAAGGCTATCGAACCCAGGCCACACCCTACCATGGTCAGATGCGACGCAGTGGTCATAGATCGAGATCCTTCCGCTCCACCAAGGCAGTATGAAAGTTCAGACTGGAAAAAACTGAGTCGTGAACAGCTCCTCGCGCGTGTCAAAGATGCGGGGATCGTAGGCCTCGGAGGCGCTGGATTTCCTACCCATGTCAAACTATCTCCACCGCCGAACGCTAAAGTGGATACCCTGGTATTAAACGGGGCGGAATGTGAACCGTATCTGACGACTGATCACCGACTGATGCTGGAGTACCCAGAGAAGATAGTTGAGGGAGCCAGGATTATTCTCAAGATTCTGGGGATCAAGGAATGCGTAATTGGAATCGAACTCAACAAACCGGACGCCATAAATGTCATGAACAAAGCCGCTGAAAAGGCTGCGGACAATGATGACTTGGTTGTTCGTGTTCAAGGAATGCAGGTCAAGTATCCCCAGGGTTCGGAAAAGCAACTGATCTATTCACTTACCAAAAGATCTGTGCCGGGTGGAGGATTGCCATTCGACGTGGGTGTTATAGTTCAGAACATCTCGACAACCTTGGGTATATTTGAGGCTGCGACAATGATGAAGCCTCTGTACGAAAAGGTGGTTACATTCTCCGGCAGGGCTCTGAACAGGCCGGCCAACCTGAAGGTCAAGGTCGGAACTTTGCTTTCAGACGTGGTGGAGTATCTCGGAGGGGTTAAAGACCTGGTTAAGATAGTTTCGGGAGGGCCCATGATGGGCTTCGCCATTTCCTCGCTTGATGTGCCGGTAACCAAAACTACCTCCGGAGTGCTTTTCTTGAACAGCTCTGAAACAGACCTCGGAGAGTATGGACCTTGTATCCACTGCGGTTGGTGCATGGAAGCCTGTCCTATGGGGTTAAGTCCAAAAGAAGTTGGACTTTACGTCGAGGCGGGTAGGGGACATCTGACCGAGAAGTTTGGAATTTTTGACTGTTTCGAATGTGGTTGCTGCGCTTATGTCTGTCCAGCGAAGCGGCCTCTAGTACAGTTTGCAAGACTGGCGAAAATAGCGATCAAAAAAAGAGGATGA
- the prfA gene encoding peptide chain release factor 1, translated as MQLIEKLEELNRRYEELDSELSRPEVVSDLALLKKFSKEQSELSNIIKSYRNLSGIIHEIAEVEGIIEDAEDAELVGMAREDLAALNEKREDLEREIKLLLLPRDPNDEKNIFLEIRAGTGGEEASLFAADLFRAYCRYAEVRKWKVEMMSVSNSATGGLKEVIALIHGLGAFSRLKYERGVHRVQRVPVTESQGRIHTSAVTVAVLPEADDVEITIDPKDLKIDVYRSSGPGGQSVNTTDSAVRVTHVPTNLVVTCQDEKSQHKNKAKAIKILQARLLAKMEEERDSEISKERKNQVGSGDRSERIRTYNFPQNRVSDHRIGLTLYRLEEIMEGKLDDLIDPLIVHFQTAAMKDTFAN; from the coding sequence ATGCAACTAATTGAAAAACTGGAAGAATTGAATAGAAGATATGAAGAGCTGGATTCAGAATTGTCCCGACCTGAAGTTGTATCTGATCTTGCGCTGCTAAAAAAATTTTCCAAAGAGCAGTCTGAACTATCCAACATAATAAAGTCTTATAGAAATCTTAGTGGGATTATACACGAGATCGCAGAAGTTGAGGGCATTATCGAGGACGCAGAAGACGCGGAACTTGTCGGAATGGCAAGAGAAGATCTAGCTGCGCTGAACGAAAAGAGGGAGGATCTGGAGCGGGAAATTAAGCTACTTCTTCTGCCCCGCGATCCAAATGATGAAAAAAATATATTTCTTGAGATTCGAGCAGGTACGGGAGGCGAGGAAGCTTCTCTTTTCGCCGCTGATTTATTCAGGGCATATTGTCGCTATGCTGAAGTCCGGAAGTGGAAAGTAGAAATGATGTCAGTTTCGAACAGCGCTACCGGTGGACTCAAAGAAGTAATCGCTCTCATTCACGGGCTGGGAGCTTTTTCGCGATTAAAATACGAAAGAGGCGTCCATAGAGTTCAACGCGTTCCGGTAACTGAATCGCAAGGACGCATTCATACTTCAGCGGTTACAGTAGCCGTGCTTCCGGAAGCTGACGATGTCGAAATCACGATCGATCCGAAAGACTTAAAAATTGATGTTTATAGATCGTCAGGCCCTGGAGGACAGAGTGTGAATACTACCGATTCCGCGGTCCGAGTCACCCATGTGCCGACCAATCTAGTTGTAACCTGTCAAGATGAAAAGTCCCAGCACAAGAATAAGGCCAAAGCTATAAAGATTCTTCAGGCAAGGCTTCTTGCGAAGATGGAAGAAGAACGGGATTCTGAAATAAGTAAGGAACGGAAGAATCAGGTTGGATCCGGTGACCGTTCCGAGAGAATCAGGACATACAATTTTCCTCAGAACCGCGTATCTGATCATAGAATAGGACTCACTCTCTACCGGCTAGAGGAAATCATGGAAGGGAAATTGGACGACCTTATCGACCCGCTGATAGTTCATTTTCAAACTGCGGCCATGAAAGACACTTTCGCCAACTAA
- a CDS encoding DUF1385 domain-containing protein → MILKNDSGSSGDRIKVGGQAVIEGIMMRAPNTFTVVVRRPDGQLSVREDRWYSPMEKWPFLKKPFFRGCVVLYEALFNGIQALTYSAQEALGEEEEKLSPLALAGTIAFALGGAVMLFVVIPHLATLGIGALVGKDLGVRDVWFHVIDGIIKVTIFVAYIGLISLIKEIRRVFQYHGAEHKSIHAYEMGEELTVENARKYPCLHARCGTAFILLVLMLSIFLFTVVFPFVPKEIFGGRIVTNAFFILIKIALLPPIAGISYELIRLADKRPNRVLSLILSPGLWLQKLTTREPSDDQLEVAIVALKRTLEKEEQWAETKTAI, encoded by the coding sequence ATGATTTTAAAAAATGATTCCGGCTCGAGCGGCGACCGAATAAAGGTTGGGGGACAAGCGGTGATTGAAGGCATCATGATGCGTGCCCCAAATACCTTTACGGTAGTTGTTAGAAGACCGGATGGACAGCTTTCTGTTCGCGAAGATCGATGGTATTCACCGATGGAAAAATGGCCCTTTTTGAAGAAGCCTTTCTTCAGGGGATGCGTTGTGCTTTACGAAGCCTTGTTCAACGGTATTCAGGCGCTCACCTACTCAGCCCAGGAAGCTCTTGGGGAGGAAGAGGAAAAGCTAAGCCCTCTGGCTCTCGCCGGTACGATAGCCTTTGCGCTCGGCGGCGCGGTTATGCTGTTTGTGGTCATTCCTCATCTTGCTACCCTTGGTATCGGCGCTCTGGTGGGCAAAGACCTGGGGGTTCGCGATGTATGGTTTCATGTTATTGACGGTATAATCAAGGTAACCATTTTCGTGGCCTACATTGGCCTGATCTCGCTGATTAAGGAAATTAGACGGGTCTTTCAGTATCATGGCGCAGAACACAAATCGATACATGCGTATGAGATGGGAGAAGAACTGACCGTCGAGAACGCAAGAAAATATCCATGCCTTCACGCCCGTTGCGGAACGGCGTTCATATTACTTGTCCTTATGCTCAGCATCTTCTTGTTCACCGTGGTGTTTCCGTTTGTTCCAAAGGAAATTTTCGGTGGCAGGATAGTGACCAACGCTTTTTTCATTTTGATCAAGATTGCTTTGCTACCACCGATCGCCGGGATCTCCTACGAGTTGATAAGACTGGCTGATAAACGTCCTAACCGAGTCCTTTCCCTTATATTGTCCCCTGGATTATGGTTGCAGAAATTGACGACCCGAGAACCGTCCGACGATCAGCTTGAAGTCGCTATAGTGGCTCTCAAGAGAACATTGGAAAAAGAGGAACAATGGGCGGAAACCAAAACCGCGATCTGA
- the rho gene encoding transcription termination factor Rho codes for MDVQELKEKKVSQLLSIANSLEIEGASSMRKQELIFAILQAHQQQEKEQPIRGEGVLETLPDGFGFLRAPDYNYLPGPDDIYVSPSQIRRFNLRTGDTVAGYIRPPKDTERYFALLKVEQINGEDPEKVRDKVLFDNLTPLYPDEKVKLEIGPTQYSMRIMDLIAPIGKGQRALIVSPPKAGKTVLLQQIANSLTMNHPDVYLIVLLIDERPEEVTDMQRSVRGEVISSTFDEPAQRHVQVADMVIEKAKRLVEHKRDVVILLDSITRLARAHNTVVPPSGKILSGGVDSNALHRPKRFFGAARNIEEGGSLTIIATALIDTGSKMDEVIYEEFKGTGNMEIHLDRRLLERRIFPCIDINRSGTRKEELLLNAQDLQRIWLLRKLLADMNSVDAMEFLLDKIMQTDSNREFLQVMNK; via the coding sequence ATGGATGTTCAAGAATTGAAAGAGAAAAAAGTCAGTCAACTTCTGTCTATAGCAAATTCTCTCGAAATCGAGGGAGCCAGTAGCATGCGCAAGCAAGAATTAATCTTTGCAATTCTGCAGGCGCATCAACAGCAGGAGAAAGAGCAACCTATAAGAGGTGAGGGCGTACTGGAAACCCTGCCGGATGGTTTTGGATTCTTAAGGGCTCCAGACTATAATTACCTTCCCGGGCCGGATGACATCTATGTTTCACCGAGCCAGATCAGGCGCTTTAATCTTAGGACCGGCGATACTGTAGCGGGATATATTCGCCCCCCCAAAGACACTGAACGATATTTTGCGCTGCTCAAGGTCGAACAGATTAATGGTGAAGATCCCGAAAAAGTTCGGGATAAGGTGTTGTTCGACAATCTCACGCCTCTTTACCCTGACGAGAAAGTGAAACTGGAAATTGGCCCGACCCAGTATTCGATGCGAATAATGGATCTCATCGCGCCGATCGGAAAAGGACAGCGCGCCTTGATCGTTTCCCCGCCCAAAGCTGGAAAGACGGTTTTATTACAACAAATAGCCAATAGCCTAACCATGAATCATCCTGATGTTTATCTGATAGTACTCCTGATAGATGAACGTCCTGAAGAAGTTACCGACATGCAACGTTCAGTGAGAGGCGAAGTCATTTCATCAACTTTTGACGAGCCGGCCCAGAGACATGTTCAGGTTGCTGATATGGTTATAGAAAAAGCTAAAAGACTTGTGGAACACAAGAGGGATGTCGTCATTCTGCTGGATAGCATTACCCGTCTCGCTCGCGCTCACAATACTGTTGTTCCTCCGAGCGGTAAAATTCTTTCCGGTGGTGTTGATTCTAATGCCCTTCACAGGCCCAAGAGATTTTTCGGGGCAGCGCGAAACATTGAAGAAGGTGGAAGTCTGACCATTATTGCGACCGCGCTTATAGATACCGGCAGCAAGATGGATGAAGTCATTTACGAAGAATTTAAGGGCACCGGTAACATGGAGATCCATCTTGACAGACGTCTGCTCGAACGCCGAATATTCCCCTGCATTGATATAAACCGCTCGGGTACGCGTAAAGAAGAACTGCTTCTCAACGCTCAGGATCTTCAAAGGATCTGGTTGCTTCGCAAACTGCTTGCTGACATGAACTCGGTAGACGCTATGGAATTTCTGCTGGACAAAATCATGCAAACAGACTCCAACAGAGAGTTTCTCCAGGTTATGAACAAGTAG
- a CDS encoding DnaA/Hda family protein — translation MKQIALALYDNSDSSFSDVVPHPGISGAIQALQASFGSHINVPAQIFIHGPVGSGKTLLIKALYNFLRRETQGGTSRVILTQMSDPKSELHGLESMVAMSKDEVSALSAVLIDDVDKVPDSAANHLWNLWNQLITMGAGLVCSSTVGPELIFPENRHLSSRMISGLSLELTPPDDSDRVLILDRMAKKRGVRLTHDVISYLLSRKSRNLKTLEEILGTLDKVSLEEKRRVTLKLVKDLEAGGLV, via the coding sequence ATGAAACAAATCGCTTTAGCTCTTTATGACAATTCTGACAGTTCCTTTTCGGATGTTGTTCCTCACCCGGGCATTTCAGGCGCAATTCAGGCCCTTCAGGCCTCCTTCGGTTCTCACATCAACGTACCGGCTCAGATTTTTATTCACGGTCCGGTAGGTTCTGGGAAAACCCTACTGATAAAGGCTCTATATAATTTCTTGAGGCGCGAAACCCAGGGCGGGACTTCCAGAGTCATACTCACTCAAATGTCCGACCCAAAATCCGAACTCCACGGGCTCGAATCCATGGTGGCCATGTCCAAAGACGAAGTTTCAGCGCTTTCGGCAGTGCTGATTGATGATGTCGACAAAGTTCCGGATTCCGCAGCGAACCATCTGTGGAATCTATGGAATCAGTTGATTACAATGGGGGCCGGATTAGTTTGCTCCTCAACCGTAGGACCGGAATTGATATTCCCGGAGAATAGGCATTTGAGTTCTAGAATGATCTCCGGTCTATCATTAGAATTGACTCCCCCAGATGATTCAGACAGGGTGCTTATTCTTGACCGGATGGCAAAAAAGAGAGGCGTTCGTTTGACTCACGACGTCATAAGTTACCTGCTGTCACGCAAATCAAGAAATTTGAAAACTCTCGAAGAGATATTGGGAACTCTCGACAAAGTGTCTCTCGAAGAAAAGAGGAGAGTCACATTGAAACTTGTTAAAGACTTGGAAGCTGGGGGTCTAGTGTAG
- the recO gene encoding DNA repair protein RecO, with product MTTRSIIMKKMDRGEADETVIFLSRDQGWLTGVAKNSRKSRIRFGGSLEPFCVVDLLVRPRQKDSMVWIDESQMVKGFIRIRDDMESLARASYFMELASVFVPEGQKDQELFDFLERFLEILEQSSLSSIEFLVQEIQLLGILGFGPVFDVCSVCGQGFGPQMEIFFAPYSGGVCHRNCLDPTSPKNVRISRASLAALRHGLNSDSKLVGRIKLSRSARIEIRESLSAFVRYIRGQDLKSLRFMEETGYY from the coding sequence ATGACAACAAGATCGATAATAATGAAAAAAATGGACAGGGGGGAAGCCGATGAAACGGTCATCTTTCTGTCCCGAGACCAAGGTTGGCTCACTGGAGTAGCAAAAAACTCCAGAAAAAGTAGAATTCGTTTTGGTGGCAGTCTTGAACCATTTTGTGTAGTTGACCTATTAGTAAGACCTCGACAAAAGGACTCAATGGTCTGGATAGACGAATCTCAAATGGTCAAGGGGTTCATCAGGATAAGAGATGATATGGAATCGCTTGCGAGAGCGTCCTATTTTATGGAACTCGCCTCGGTTTTTGTTCCGGAAGGCCAGAAGGATCAAGAATTGTTCGACTTCCTTGAAAGATTCCTGGAAATCCTCGAGCAGTCGTCCCTCAGCTCGATAGAGTTTCTAGTTCAAGAAATCCAATTGTTGGGAATCCTTGGTTTTGGTCCCGTATTTGATGTCTGTTCCGTTTGTGGGCAGGGATTTGGCCCTCAGATGGAGATTTTCTTCGCGCCTTATTCTGGAGGTGTATGCCACAGAAATTGTCTGGATCCTACCTCACCAAAAAATGTGCGAATCAGCCGCGCTTCCCTCGCAGCATTGCGACATGGTCTTAACTCGGACTCCAAGTTGGTGGGAAGGATCAAACTTAGCCGCTCGGCCAGGATCGAAATACGCGAGAGTCTTTCAGCGTTTGTTAGATACATCAGAGGGCAGGATCTCAAATCCCTTAGATTTATGGAAGAGACCGGCTATTATTAA
- a CDS encoding acyl-CoA dehydrogenase family protein codes for MSLNFDLPKDAELTRKVVREFAEKEIAPVAQELDDKEEFSYDLTKKMGELDFFGPFVSEEYGGSDVGYLNYIITVEEIARIDGSHAATIAAGNSLGIAPIYYFGTEEQKRKWLPDLCKGKILASFGLTESDAGSDAGASKTTAVLDGNEWVINGSKIFITNSATDISAVCVVQCVTDRSDSGKPEVSCILVENGARGFTAEKMHGKMCWRSSNTGLLTFQDCRVPKENLLGGRGEGFHQMLNTLDGGRLSIGAMGLGGAQGAFELALDYSKKRQQFGRPIGSFQANAFKLADMATEIEMARLLLYKACWMKDNKKLTPKYGAMAKLVCSETYYRAANHAVQMHGGYGLMKDYAVERHYRNQKLLDIGEGTSEVQRIVIARSIGVPGRSM; via the coding sequence ATGTCATTGAATTTTGATTTACCCAAAGATGCCGAGCTAACCAGAAAAGTCGTGCGTGAATTTGCGGAAAAGGAGATCGCTCCTGTTGCCCAGGAACTGGACGACAAAGAGGAATTTTCATACGACCTGACCAAAAAAATGGGGGAACTCGATTTTTTTGGCCCATTCGTCTCCGAGGAATACGGCGGGAGCGATGTTGGTTATCTCAATTACATTATAACCGTAGAAGAAATTGCGAGGATAGATGGGTCGCACGCGGCCACTATCGCTGCCGGCAATTCTTTAGGAATTGCGCCGATTTATTATTTTGGGACAGAGGAACAGAAAAGAAAATGGTTGCCTGACCTGTGTAAAGGAAAGATCCTCGCTTCTTTCGGGCTGACGGAATCTGACGCCGGCTCAGACGCTGGGGCCTCAAAGACCACTGCTGTATTGGACGGCAATGAATGGGTCATCAACGGAAGCAAAATATTTATCACCAACTCAGCGACAGACATAAGCGCTGTTTGTGTCGTCCAGTGTGTCACCGACAGGTCTGATTCTGGAAAGCCTGAAGTTAGCTGCATCCTGGTAGAAAACGGCGCAAGAGGCTTCACTGCGGAAAAAATGCACGGCAAGATGTGCTGGCGATCCTCTAATACCGGCTTACTGACTTTCCAGGATTGTCGGGTTCCCAAAGAGAACCTGCTTGGTGGCCGAGGCGAAGGATTTCACCAGATGTTGAATACTCTGGACGGAGGACGTCTGTCCATAGGAGCAATGGGACTAGGTGGCGCCCAGGGGGCTTTTGAACTTGCCTTGGATTATTCGAAAAAGCGACAACAGTTTGGCCGCCCTATAGGATCATTCCAGGCAAACGCGTTCAAATTGGCCGATATGGCCACCGAAATAGAGATGGCAAGGCTGCTGCTTTACAAGGCCTGCTGGATGAAAGACAACAAAAAACTCACCCCGAAGTACGGGGCTATGGCCAAACTGGTGTGCTCCGAGACATATTACAGAGCAGCGAACCATGCCGTTCAAATGCACGGCGGATACGGTCTGATGAAGGATTACGCGGTAGAGCGCCATTATCGCAATCAGAAGCTTCTGGACATAGGAGAGGGCACATCCGAGGTTCAACGCATAGTTATAGCTAGAAGCATTGGAGTTCCAGGCAGATCAATGTAA
- a CDS encoding XRE family transcriptional regulator, which yields MNDEFKETSYQSFRDTVDGYGEGKGSDLLTDPAAVEAARQESLIEKNIDHAAKLRAARESLGFSINELAGRVGVSPEILEEVEAGKSILPLGQLIKLSKALSLKMSDVISEGDKPFIIVRAGDRKSFKRFGKSMEEHRGYEYESLASGKKNRLMEPFIVTLNPSDANEPSAHDGQEFIYVLEGEMDVLVGPTEDVLGPGDAIYYDSSDIHLVKAHGDKPARILAVLIS from the coding sequence ATGAACGACGAGTTCAAAGAAACTTCATATCAATCTTTCCGTGACACGGTTGACGGATACGGAGAGGGCAAAGGAAGTGATTTGCTGACGGACCCAGCCGCAGTCGAAGCGGCGAGACAGGAATCATTAATTGAAAAAAACATCGATCATGCCGCCAAGTTGCGTGCTGCCAGAGAATCATTGGGTTTTTCAATCAACGAACTGGCTGGTCGAGTAGGTGTTTCTCCAGAAATTCTTGAAGAAGTCGAAGCCGGGAAAAGCATTTTGCCTCTTGGTCAACTTATCAAACTTAGCAAGGCGCTCTCTCTGAAGATGTCGGACGTCATATCTGAGGGTGACAAGCCTTTCATCATAGTTCGAGCAGGAGACCGAAAAAGCTTCAAACGTTTCGGAAAATCCATGGAAGAACACCGTGGTTACGAATACGAATCTCTTGCTTCGGGAAAAAAGAATCGGCTCATGGAGCCTTTCATTGTCACCCTTAATCCATCTGACGCGAATGAACCTTCGGCTCATGACGGACAAGAATTTATTTACGTTCTCGAGGGAGAAATGGACGTTCTTGTAGGACCAACCGAGGATGTCTTAGGACCTGGAGACGCGATCTATTATGATTCGAGCGATATTCATCTGGTTAAAGCGCACGGAGATAAGCCGGCGAGAATTTTGGCGGTTCTGATTAGCTGA